The Microplitis mediator isolate UGA2020A chromosome 10, iyMicMedi2.1, whole genome shotgun sequence genomic sequence ttataGGGTGACTGAGCCAGTGAATGAACGGgcgtattttttgataatttaatgtaGAAGGatgcaaaaaaattagaattgaAGTTGTGAAAGTTGTCAATCAAACTGCAGTAAAGAAgtttctttcaaaaaattaaacaacgTTTATTTACTAATCATGTTCATTTACTGGACTGATCACTTTACGCGGAGAgaattttaagtgaaaaattactctaaatttTAGTAATCCTGGAACATGATTACttgttaccattttttctttcaattttacCCCTTCATGATGTGCTGTCAACTGATCCTAACAATTATATACCACAACAAATGATCCCTACGAATTGATCCCATCGACCTTCGGTTGAAAATGATGAAGATGAAGGTTTTgaagatgatgataatgaaagTTATGAAAATCTTTATGAAACTGATGAATTAGAAGATCAGCTGTCTgtgggatcagttgtcatggAGCCCCCACTCAtagagtaaaatatatttatattttataaagtgCTACAAATTGGCAATTTAttgttgtatttttaaaaagtattccaGGATGGATCAAAATTGCAGAGTAATTtctaacgaaaaaatttctccataACAATAATTCTTACGAAGTCTGTTTTGTTTATTCCTCCACCACACTCGAAGTATACTCTAATACTCATTGCAGCTTTAGTctattaaaacataaaaattataatttataaaattttttaatttaataaaaataaattgattgattaCCTCATATATCTCGTAATCTTTGAAATCATTAGCTAGAGTTACTTGAAAAATGTCACTATCGAAAGAAGGTGTCATAAAATAACGTTGACTGGCAGATGTAGTAGTACTTTGGATAATTTTAGTAACACCCGTGGTTATATACGTGAGCACTGGCTTGCCAGGTTGATCGGTATCCAGAATAGAAGGTAAAATAATtccatattttatttcatcttctGATAATTTACTCCTATCCGGTTTTTCAAATGAACATTCTGTTGATTGATAACAATCACaggaatattaataatgaacttgaactaattatttaagtgttttcatttaatttctgACTGAATTTCTCCAgaagattttattatttaatgttttatggttttatttattcaaaatggATGCAGTAAAAACTTACGTTGACAGGAAACAGAAgtgataaacaaaaatatatgaagttttaaattaatgtacaTGATGACGGTATTTTAGTAGTACTGCGAGGGATAAAGATAAATGCAATACTTATTGCAAATTCTTATCACGATGACTAAGAGCTGTGATAACGGATCATAGTAATAGCTTctgattaatattaaaaatacaaatattgtAGACAAGTATATTAATCTCTAATCAAAAAGACTTagttttaggaaattttaatcttgattacaaacaaaatgaaaattatttcaatgtgTATAATATACaagctaataaaaaatcaaccaAGTAAATAAGATAGTTTGGAAAGTATtacattaaaagtaaaatataaataattaattcataaaaaaatttatttgctaaaattcttatatataagTGGAATAAACTTGttcattcatttaaatatagggTCAAACGGTATCGGATCTCTTCCTTACACTTAGAGAAATAAACGGATCTATTTTTGCTGTACTGgtagagtaaatgagaattttcgAACGGTTTTTTCCTCTTCAATGTTCTGGAAATGCTGAAGACTCTCCATTTCAggttcaatatttattttcaaataaaaagcATTGAAAAGAGTTACTGTTACACCTTGAGAGTGAGCATCACTAAGCTAATTGTCGAATATTACTTTTCTAATTACGtcataaatcatttattgaaTTACGTCACTCAtccagatagcaaaatgacgtcttgatgagttctggatgagttcctatttatgattttgacGTCTCATCAACATCTTAAAGAAGTTTTTAAGAAGTTGTCAATATGTCGAATGAGCCACCTAACGAACTCGGtaagacgtctttaaaaagagttctttcttttgacttcGCAAATAATGACTTCAGTATGAATTTACCATGGCGTCTTTAAGGAGCTCCTAATTTTTACTTCAtaaagaagtttaaaaaagaatacatttagacgtcacaaaactgacgtcttatttatggagtCATCAAGAACTTTCAATGAAGAGCTCgtaaaaatgacacctttaagaagtcattataaggCTTCTGGAGGACGCCTTCAAAAGGAcgtcgtaaagcagtcattccGACTTGAATGCTGTCAGGACATATAATGGAAATCtgcagaaaaaatttgtttaaaacattttttcggaagctataaaaattgctgtaatcacaattgattaataaattaaaagaaaagtaaaattagaAAAGTTGGCTAGTACGGTCTATCTAAGTAGCATAtagacaactttaagatgtcataTAGACAACTCTAAGATGTCATAAaagacaactttaagatgtcataaagatgtcttttaaaagtCCTGtcttaaaaaagtcatttcaatttaaaaaatcctttagatgacttatttgacaatgatttgtaatttactttttgttatCACCTGTGTCAGGTCTTTTCAGTAGATGTATTttcggtgacataaatttcGGATTATTTTGTCAACACATTGTTGCCTTAATAGGTCAAAAATCAGCCTCGAAACTTctatcttatagatgtcatGAAAGCGAGTGTGCTACTTGCCCCGACAACCAGTTGAGCTCAATTTTACGTGAAACAATACATAACATGTAATTTCACGTAAAGGGTCAGCAGCCTTTACggtttaattttcaaatattttgaattttgcgggaaaaatgttttttgtcgGTAAATTAgttctttttgaatttttacagtCGGCAGAACTTGAAAACTTTGTTACCATTTCTTGTTAAGACAAACTTCTATTTTAGCCCACTTACATATATAGTATATGAATATACTAGCTTGACATATGtgtaagtatatataaatgtatgtgtaAAACGCCGCCATTTGGATTTTACAGATCGTGTGTGCTTCGTTTTACTACAACCCCACCGCGAGAGACTCGaatatctaataaaaaaaaaagtaattacttGTGTGTATTTAACGATAACGATAAAATAGTATAGgtagtgataaaaataaaatgtcttcgaTGAGCGGTGACGAGAATGAATTAACAGAAAATGAATCaggtatttaatattataatagtaATGTAGTTTGAGTAAATTATTAGTAGAAGTAACTTATCAATTGTCGCTTTTGCATGTGGTCTTCAATACAAGTTGGACTATAGCATCCGAataacatatacatatatacaacgCTTCAACAACCGGCATGTATTTCGTTATCATAATTCTTGTTTGATAAACCGccattatgattattataattacaacagtttatatatttaatttattatgccTAAAAGTTCCACGTTTTATCGTTGTCAGGGTAACGCCaacctaattttttatttcagttaGAAGAACAAGATCCGGACGTGCGTTAAAAACCCCAGTTAAAAAGACGCCTATCAAAAAACCTGTGACTAGAACAACGCGGGCTCGCGGCAAAGCTGCCTTAGAAACAGAAGCTGTCgaggtaaattttattttatcacttatgttattttcatttatttttttacgtcataactaaaaaaaaaaataatttaaatcaaagtttcacttaaaaaatttttttttgacagtaacatatttatatttatgtatatgttaatttatttgatatgaTAGGAATGTACAACAGTAGTTGAGGAAGTGGAAGACGATTCTGTCCCCGAGAATGGAATGCAGGAATTGCAACAAGTTGTAATTGAACCAAACGAAGAAAGTGCATCGTCAGCACCTTTTGAAGAGTGTGAAGAAATAGCTGACATACAGGAAGAAACACAATACGAACAATCAGATCAAGAGACACAGGGTGTGCCGGAGTTGGAAGCACCACCACCACCAGTTGTCAGCAACAAAACACCTTCCGCTACTATTTTATCTACTCTTCGAGTAAAAGAATCTTCACAGATGATGGTAcgattaattttacttttacaatttctgtattttttttaactgatcCCATAAGTTTATTTCCGGACTGTTGATTTGTAAatgtgttttaaatttttgcgttatttattttaggatGATGAAAGTAATGTAATTACACTGGAAGACAACAGCGTTGACAATGAACTTGAGGCACAGGACAGCAATCTTGGTGATGAAGGTATGAATGGCGGCCATGTAGATGAAACTCAAGTGATTGAGACCAGCGAGGCGACGAATGAAACGGAGTCAGCAGAAGCTATGGTAGAGGATACAGATGTTATTATTCAAGAAGAAACTGACGAGCCCATGGAAGTTAATGATACAGTGCAAGAAGTTGAGACGATTGATGATgctggtgatgatgatgaaaagttacaagaaaaaattgataattctCAAGCAGAAAGTGAACAAGAGGTTCAAGAAATAGAACCAGCTCAAGTTCTGGAAGAAGATGAAAAGAAGGAGCCTGACACTGAGGCTGTGTCAGAAGATGAATTTCCTACGGAAGCTGCTGCTAAGgtacattaattataaatatcactaatacgtattttttcatttatcgttctttttttttttattatttttacttttatttattttacaaaatttaacattttattatcaGTATTTCGAAGACGTGGAAGATGTGTCTGATGATGACTTTTCCTTATGTGAATGTTTAATTGAGGTATACTTACCCACCCTCTCCTTATTTATTcctcatttttattataagtatatatGAGATGTATTTATTGagctgtaattttaaaaaaattatttttaatatgaacttattaatttaaaaaggaACCAGAGACTGAAGCAGTTTCTGATGAAGAATTACCAGCAGCACCACCAGCAGATCTAGGTGAAACAGAATCTGTATCCGAAGATGAACTGCCACCAGACAGTGAGAAAAAACGAAAAGCTGCTGCTAAAGCCTCTGAAAAATCAACTGAGAAAAAAGCCAAATTAGAAGCTGGTAGTAAGtttttttaccaaataaaatatactgtcttattattaatattaatatttaattaaccatttatttttttcttttccgaagctaaaagaaaattgaatgcTGAAGGTGAATATGACCCCAGCTCACCTacctcagaaaccaatgaagAAACTCCGGCCAAAAAAGCAGCTCTGGCCGCCGACACTGAGACTGAAGAAAAACCAGAGACTGCTCCGCCTTCACCCAAGAAAAAAACTCTCCCTGAATTGGACAAGTATTGGAAAGCAGTAAATGAAGATCCTTCCGATTTTACAGGATGGACATATCTACTCCAATATGTTGACCAAGAagtagttatatattttttattttatattcataattaatcaCGAATATTAATTGATGCGTAAATTTGTTTTAGAACGACGCCGAGGCAGCTCGTGAGGCCTATAGTAAATTTTTGGAGCGCTATCCCTACTGCTACGGATATTGGCGCAAGTATGCCGATTATGAGAAGAAAAAGGGCGATCCCGACAACGTACAGACGGTGAGTAAAAATGGTGATACATAATTACTAgggtagttttttaaaaattaaattaaatatggtaataaatttaattaacgcaATCTAATGAAATTAGCTCGAGTTAGGAAGACGCGTGGGCAGTGTGCACGCACGTAAATATGGTTTTCCCTTCCAACAGCCTAGCACGTCTTGTGGCACCCATTCAGCTCTCTTCATTTACCGATttgctaattatttaattatgattattactattattactattattaaaaaaattattcaaatgcgATTACGTAATActgttttattatcattaccgTTATTATCGTTATTTTATGAGCTTAATTACGTAAGTCACAATATACGCTTGTTGTCGCTGTTTAGAATAACATGAGTGACAACAATTATGTGTGtgtgttatttataatttaataatataagcatttattattatatacttaGCTTATTACCGAagtattgtaaaaatattaagcatttatttaagttactgcaatttataaacaaattataatatttataatatttaaaaaagaaaaaaaaacataccaTACACAATTTGTAAGTAAGATCGGTTCGGTCGGTTGAGTCAAAGTCTGAGACTTAGGACAGGCGGTGACACGTGACGGTGGAAAGCAGAGAGAAAATATGGGCTGAAGAAACAGAGGCACCCTGATATGGAACACTCCCTGATTCATAAGGTGAATGCACAATGCTCTGCAATCTCTgtcttaattattatattttttacagtacgCGAACTTTATGTGAGTACAAGTTACTATGATAAGTATGTGCTTAACAAAAGCTATAAGATTATATcggttttaataaaattacatatatatataaataataatatacaatataattataaaaatataaataatataaattccAGATAATATATTATGTAATTACCATTATATACTTAACCGTATTAACAATTAATCACAGGTATTCGACAATGGTTTGAAAGCTATTTCTCTCAGTGTTGACTTATGGCTTCATTACATCAACCACTGTAAGAGTATGTACGAAGAAAATGAGGAAAAAATGCGTCCAGAATATGAGAGGGCTATCGAGGCTTGCGGTCTGGAGTTcaggtaaattttatatttcagttgtttatttttatttattttttaacttcccgctatgaaaatttaaaattgaaaaaaaatgggaaGTTAATGGTTTCGGTTtgaatttcgaaaatcgagttttcatcagatcttgacgttttgaggtcctaggaagctattctaacTATTTCCGGGTGAACGTGTCTGTGTGTATGTTTGACGATATCTTGGGAacaaatcaaccgatttgaatgTTTTTGGCGGCAATTGAAAGGGCTGACCAAGACTTAGAGTTATAAAACTCATTGAATTTTGGAATCGATCGGTCAAGTAGCAGcttacaagttatacaaaaaatcaaaaaaatttatttttctaagtttttGTGGCATCACTCGACCGATTTGTTTCTAAATTTGATCAAATCTAAGTTTCTATGAGCTCTCTCGACTCAAAGAACTCAAaagtttatcaataataaagttttcgagctctccgagttcaaaaacagcgggacgttttgtactaataataatttttttttttctgtagatCCGATCGTTTATGGGAAAGTTACATCAAATGGGAGCTTGAAGGAAAACGATTTAACAGAGTGACAGCTCTCTATGATCGACTACTTTGTACACCAACACTCGGTTACATGACGCACTTTGAAACATTTCAAGAATTTGTATCATGCCACAGTCCTAATCGTATTTTAAGTGTAGATGATTTTCTAGCATTACGAGCTGAAGTTAAAGCCATGCTTAAAGCTGATGAAACACCTGCAGCCGCACCAACAGATGATGCACCTCCTGGTGAAGAGTTACCTCCTCATGAAGCGCCGCCGACTGATGAAGAGACACGTGCCAttcgtgaaaaaataataagctcCCGACGTAAAATGCATAAAGCTAATGTCAACGCTGTTGCTGCTCGTTGGGCGTTTGAAGAAGGTATTAAAAGACCTTATTTCCATGTCAAGCCATTAGAGCGTtgtcaattgaaaaattggaAAGAATATctcgattttgaaattgaacaAAAAGATGAAAAccgcattattattttatttgaacgtTGTTTGATTGCGTGTGCGCTGTATGATGAATTTTGGTTACGGTTTATTCGTTACTTGGAATCTTTAAAAGGTGAcaatgttgaaaaaataagGGACGTTTATGTACGCGCTTGCGAAATTCATCATCCGAAAAAACCAAATCTTCATCTCCAGTGGGCGACATTTGAAGAGGGAAGAGGAAATTTCGATAAAGCTGCTAGCATTcttgaaaatattgacaaTGTCATACCTAATATGCTACAAATAGCTTACCGTCGTATTAATCTTGAACGTCGACGTGGTGACTTAGATAGAGCATGTACCCTTTATGAAAGTTACATTAGcaacagtaaaaatagaaCAATAGCTAACAATATTGTTGTAAAATACGCGAGGTTCCTTTGTAAATTTAGAAATGACATTGACAAAGCTGTTAAAGTTTTACTTAAAGCTGCAGATAAAGATAAAGAAAATCCACGGCTCTATCTTCAATTAATTGACTTGGGACTGCAGAGAAATCCAGTCGATACTAAAGAGATTATCGGGTATATGGACATGTTCATTGAACGAGAGCATGTAGATCTTGAACAGAGGGTCCTCTTTGCTCAACGGAAGGTAGAATTCCTTGAAGATTTCAGCTCTGATATCAACGAAGTACTTCAAGCTCACGAGCAATTCCAGCAGTGCATAAAACAAGCTAAAGAACGTAAGAAGTCAAAGAACGATGACAGCAAAGTGTGAGTATTCTTTTATTactactacactgtaaaaaatcgggagtgaattcaatgtgattacggattttatttacatccgaaccctggtggaaatttttcggaattttctctgaaaaactcagttttaaagttctaaagactttttcagagttattcagagaaaagtccgaaaaactTACACCAGGAAACTCACTTCGCCAATTGGAGTtccaaagtttttaaaaaagtcactccgaatacggagtaaatagagaGTTTGGCTTTTCAGcagagtgatctggattttatttaaatccgcattcactgcggttcggagttttaatattgaaataaattcccCTTTGGAGTGAATTTAACTCCAAgtggattaaataaataaagtcatccgctccgcattGACTCCGAAATTAATCCGCTTTacgctttaattttattaattatgagctctgataatattttaattaatggttttttatatttatattttttagcgATTCTTCGCCGccgaagaaaataaaaacgacTGACCCATCAAGCGCACCACCACCACCTTCTGCCAACACTCAATCAACTTATCAGTACAGCAGTGGAACAAGTGGAACTTATCCATCACAACAACAATTCCAAAGTGGACAATACGCCAATCAAAGTGGATATCAACAGAGTTATCAGCAATATCCACCCCCGTCAGATCCAAATTACGCGAATTATCAAAATTGGCAGTACAGCCAAAGTGGACCGCAGGCGTACGGGCCATATAATCAGTGGGGATCTTACAATTACTACTAAAATTCCCCGATAAttggtaataatttttcgataagtgATACAGTACCtctgtaaattttaataatctcAACGTGTGTTTTATTGAGTACACAGCACAATTtgtgcaagaaaaaaaaattgaataactgaTGATATATTCGTAAAATTGATGATTACGTTATTGATCCTTGTGTATTCTTAATTATCTCGTGACGATAATAACTATTGATATTTTGAGACGTGACTTTTTCTAAT encodes the following:
- the LOC130675921 gene encoding pre-mRNA-processing factor 39 isoform X1, which translates into the protein MSSMSGDENELTENESVRRTRSGRALKTPVKKTPIKKPVTRTTRARGKAALETEAVEECTTVVEEVEDDSVPENGMQELQQVVIEPNEESASSAPFEECEEIADIQEETQYEQSDQETQGVPELEAPPPPVVSNKTPSATILSTLRVKESSQMMDDESNVITLEDNSVDNELEAQDSNLGDEGMNGGHVDETQVIETSEATNETESAEAMVEDTDVIIQEETDEPMEVNDTVQEVETIDDAGDDDEKLQEKIDNSQAESEQEVQEIEPAQVLEEDEKKEPDTEAVSEDEFPTEAAAKYFEDVEDVSDDDFSLCECLIEEPETEAVSDEELPAAPPADLGETESVSEDELPPDSEKKRKAAAKASEKSTEKKAKLEAGTKRKLNAEGEYDPSSPTSETNEETPAKKAALAADTETEEKPETAPPSPKKKTLPELDKYWKAVNEDPSDFTGWTYLLQYVDQENDAEAAREAYSKFLERYPYCYGYWRKYADYEKKKGDPDNVQTVFDNGLKAISLSVDLWLHYINHCKSMYEENEEKMRPEYERAIEACGLEFRSDRLWESYIKWELEGKRFNRVTALYDRLLCTPTLGYMTHFETFQEFVSCHSPNRILSVDDFLALRAEVKAMLKADETPAAAPTDDAPPGEELPPHEAPPTDEETRAIREKIISSRRKMHKANVNAVAARWAFEEGIKRPYFHVKPLERCQLKNWKEYLDFEIEQKDENRIIILFERCLIACALYDEFWLRFIRYLESLKGDNVEKIRDVYVRACEIHHPKKPNLHLQWATFEEGRGNFDKAASILENIDNVIPNMLQIAYRRINLERRRGDLDRACTLYESYISNSKNRTIANNIVVKYARFLCKFRNDIDKAVKVLLKAADKDKENPRLYLQLIDLGLQRNPVDTKEIIGYMDMFIEREHVDLEQRVLFAQRKVEFLEDFSSDINEVLQAHEQFQQCIKQAKERKKSKNDDSKVDSSPPKKIKTTDPSSAPPPPSANTQSTYQYSSGTSGTYPSQQQFQSGQYANQSGYQQSYQQYPPPSDPNYANYQNWQYSQSGPQAYGPYNQWGSYNYY
- the LOC130675921 gene encoding pre-mRNA-processing factor 39 isoform X2 produces the protein MSSMSGDENELTENESVRRTRSGRALKTPVKKTPIKKPVTRTTRARGKAALETEAVEECTTVVEEVEDDSVPENGMQELQQVVIEPNEESASSAPFEECEEIADIQEETQYEQSDQETQGVPELEAPPPPVVSNKTPSATILSTLRVKESSQMMDDESNVITLEDNSVDNELEAQDSNLGDEGMNGGHVDETQVIETSEATNETESAEAMVEDTDVIIQEETDEPMEVNDTVQEVETIDDAGDDDEKLQEKIDNSQAESEQEVQEIEPAQVLEEDEKKEPDTEAVSEDEFPTEAAAKYFEDVEDVSDDDFSLCECLIEEPETEAVSDEELPAAPPADLGETESVSEDELPPDSEKKRKAAAKASEKSTEKKAKLEAAKRKLNAEGEYDPSSPTSETNEETPAKKAALAADTETEEKPETAPPSPKKKTLPELDKYWKAVNEDPSDFTGWTYLLQYVDQENDAEAAREAYSKFLERYPYCYGYWRKYADYEKKKGDPDNVQTVFDNGLKAISLSVDLWLHYINHCKSMYEENEEKMRPEYERAIEACGLEFRSDRLWESYIKWELEGKRFNRVTALYDRLLCTPTLGYMTHFETFQEFVSCHSPNRILSVDDFLALRAEVKAMLKADETPAAAPTDDAPPGEELPPHEAPPTDEETRAIREKIISSRRKMHKANVNAVAARWAFEEGIKRPYFHVKPLERCQLKNWKEYLDFEIEQKDENRIIILFERCLIACALYDEFWLRFIRYLESLKGDNVEKIRDVYVRACEIHHPKKPNLHLQWATFEEGRGNFDKAASILENIDNVIPNMLQIAYRRINLERRRGDLDRACTLYESYISNSKNRTIANNIVVKYARFLCKFRNDIDKAVKVLLKAADKDKENPRLYLQLIDLGLQRNPVDTKEIIGYMDMFIEREHVDLEQRVLFAQRKVEFLEDFSSDINEVLQAHEQFQQCIKQAKERKKSKNDDSKVDSSPPKKIKTTDPSSAPPPPSANTQSTYQYSSGTSGTYPSQQQFQSGQYANQSGYQQSYQQYPPPSDPNYANYQNWQYSQSGPQAYGPYNQWGSYNYY
- the LOC130675921 gene encoding pre-mRNA-processing factor 39 isoform X3, yielding MSSMSGDENELTENESVRRTRSGRALKTPVKKTPIKKPVTRTTRARGKAALETEAVEECTTVVEEVEDDSVPENGMQELQQVVIEPNEESASSAPFEECEEIADIQEETQYEQSDQETQGVPELEAPPPPVVSNKTPSATILSTLRVKESSQMMDDESNVITLEDNSVDNELEAQDSNLGDEGMNGGHVDETQVIETSEATNETESAEAMVEDTDVIIQEETDEPMEVNDTVQEVETIDDAGDDDEKLQEKIDNSQAESEQEVQEIEPAQVLEEDEKKEPDTEAVSEDEFPTEAAAKEPETEAVSDEELPAAPPADLGETESVSEDELPPDSEKKRKAAAKASEKSTEKKAKLEAGTKRKLNAEGEYDPSSPTSETNEETPAKKAALAADTETEEKPETAPPSPKKKTLPELDKYWKAVNEDPSDFTGWTYLLQYVDQENDAEAAREAYSKFLERYPYCYGYWRKYADYEKKKGDPDNVQTVFDNGLKAISLSVDLWLHYINHCKSMYEENEEKMRPEYERAIEACGLEFRSDRLWESYIKWELEGKRFNRVTALYDRLLCTPTLGYMTHFETFQEFVSCHSPNRILSVDDFLALRAEVKAMLKADETPAAAPTDDAPPGEELPPHEAPPTDEETRAIREKIISSRRKMHKANVNAVAARWAFEEGIKRPYFHVKPLERCQLKNWKEYLDFEIEQKDENRIIILFERCLIACALYDEFWLRFIRYLESLKGDNVEKIRDVYVRACEIHHPKKPNLHLQWATFEEGRGNFDKAASILENIDNVIPNMLQIAYRRINLERRRGDLDRACTLYESYISNSKNRTIANNIVVKYARFLCKFRNDIDKAVKVLLKAADKDKENPRLYLQLIDLGLQRNPVDTKEIIGYMDMFIEREHVDLEQRVLFAQRKVEFLEDFSSDINEVLQAHEQFQQCIKQAKERKKSKNDDSKVDSSPPKKIKTTDPSSAPPPPSANTQSTYQYSSGTSGTYPSQQQFQSGQYANQSGYQQSYQQYPPPSDPNYANYQNWQYSQSGPQAYGPYNQWGSYNYY